A single window of Qipengyuania sediminis DNA harbors:
- a CDS encoding ligase-associated DNA damage response DEXH box helicase produces the protein MARGVPPEIEAWFERRGWQVRRHQTEMLAASDAGQHALLVADTGAGKTLAGFLPTLAAFAPSRLAGAEPPEGLHTLYVSPLKALAHDVQRNLITPIEEMGLAVRVETRSGDTPADRKKRQRSRPPHVLLTTPESLSLLLSFPDSLELFAGLKRIVIDEVHAFAAGKRGDLLALAMSRLQAIAPGLQRAALSATLANPEAFREWLAPWGDIDGTQLVEGEPGAPAEVEILLPVEERVPWGGHAATWAIPQIYEEIKRNRTTLVFTNTRFLAEYIFQNLWTVNEDNLAIGVHHGSLSKEARRKVEGAMARGELRALVATASLDLGVDWGDIDLVVQMGAPKGSSRLLQRIGRANHRLDQPSRALLVPGNRFEFLEATAAKEAVDQGQRDGEDLRPGGLDVLAQHVMACACAAPFHEDTLLAEIRSTLAYAWVDGTVWQRVLGFVENGGYALKAYDKFKRIVRGQDGTWRLTHPEQAARHRMNAGIIVDTEMLEVRISAGGNRGGRSLGKIEERFAATLSPGDTFQFAGMSLEVVKLQDMEVLVRAARTSAMIPSYGGARMPLTTHLADRVREMLVDRAGWARFPDDVREWLEVQDWRSRMPGPGNLLVESFPHGKRYYTCYFTFIGWNANQSLGMLITKRMEDRGLMPGGFVANDYSLAVWGLKPVVDPAPLLSPDILTDEFIDWVQSSHLLRRAFREVAVIGGLVERQHPGKRKTGKQVTFSTDLIYDVLRKYEPEHVLLEAAWADARTRMTDVGRLADLLDTAQKELVHVELDRVSPLAVPVMVMIGREATPAGAADDALLLEAESLAAAAMQVEGLPEV, from the coding sequence ATGGCGCGCGGCGTTCCCCCGGAGATCGAGGCCTGGTTCGAGCGCCGTGGCTGGCAGGTTCGCCGCCACCAGACCGAGATGCTGGCCGCAAGCGACGCCGGACAACATGCGTTGCTGGTTGCCGATACGGGCGCGGGCAAGACGCTCGCGGGCTTCCTGCCGACGCTCGCCGCCTTCGCCCCTTCGCGCCTTGCCGGAGCCGAGCCGCCCGAGGGGCTGCATACGCTCTACGTCTCGCCGCTGAAGGCGCTGGCGCATGATGTGCAGCGCAATCTCATCACCCCGATCGAGGAGATGGGATTGGCCGTCAGGGTCGAGACGCGCAGCGGCGATACCCCAGCGGACCGCAAGAAGCGCCAGCGCAGCCGCCCGCCGCATGTGCTGCTGACCACCCCGGAAAGCCTCTCGCTGCTGCTGAGCTTTCCCGACAGCCTGGAGCTCTTTGCGGGGCTGAAGCGCATCGTGATCGACGAGGTCCACGCCTTCGCCGCCGGCAAGCGCGGTGATCTTCTCGCGCTCGCGATGAGCCGGCTCCAAGCGATCGCGCCGGGCCTGCAGCGCGCCGCGCTCAGCGCCACGCTCGCCAATCCCGAGGCCTTTCGCGAGTGGCTCGCGCCCTGGGGGGATATCGACGGCACCCAGCTGGTCGAGGGCGAGCCCGGCGCGCCCGCCGAGGTCGAGATCCTGCTGCCCGTCGAGGAGCGCGTCCCCTGGGGGGGCCATGCGGCGACCTGGGCGATCCCGCAGATTTACGAGGAGATCAAGCGCAACCGCACCACGCTGGTCTTCACCAACACGCGCTTCCTCGCCGAATACATCTTCCAGAATCTGTGGACGGTGAACGAGGACAACCTCGCAATCGGGGTCCACCACGGCTCGCTCAGCAAGGAGGCGCGTCGCAAGGTAGAGGGGGCGATGGCGCGCGGCGAGTTGCGGGCGCTGGTCGCTACCGCCAGCCTCGATCTCGGCGTCGATTGGGGCGATATCGATCTCGTGGTGCAGATGGGCGCGCCAAAGGGGTCTTCACGCCTGCTGCAACGCATCGGCCGCGCCAATCACCGGCTCGATCAGCCCAGCCGCGCTTTGCTGGTCCCGGGCAACCGTTTCGAGTTCCTGGAAGCGACCGCCGCCAAGGAGGCGGTCGACCAGGGCCAGCGCGACGGCGAGGATCTCCGCCCCGGCGGGCTCGATGTCCTCGCCCAGCATGTCATGGCCTGCGCCTGCGCCGCGCCCTTCCACGAGGACACGCTGCTTGCCGAAATCCGCTCCACCCTCGCCTATGCCTGGGTGGACGGGACGGTGTGGCAACGTGTGCTCGGCTTCGTCGAGAACGGCGGCTATGCGCTCAAGGCCTACGACAAGTTCAAGCGTATTGTGCGAGGGCAAGATGGCACCTGGCGTCTGACCCACCCCGAACAGGCGGCGCGGCACCGGATGAATGCCGGCATCATCGTCGATACCGAGATGCTGGAAGTTCGGATCAGCGCCGGCGGTAATCGCGGCGGGCGATCGCTGGGCAAGATCGAGGAGCGCTTCGCCGCGACCCTATCGCCGGGCGATACCTTTCAGTTCGCCGGCATGAGCCTGGAAGTGGTGAAGCTGCAGGACATGGAAGTGCTGGTCCGCGCCGCCAGGACCAGCGCCATGATCCCGAGCTATGGCGGCGCGCGCATGCCGCTCACCACCCATCTCGCCGATCGGGTGCGCGAGATGCTGGTGGACCGGGCGGGCTGGGCGCGCTTTCCCGACGATGTGCGCGAATGGCTGGAGGTGCAGGACTGGCGCAGCCGGATGCCGGGGCCGGGCAATCTGCTGGTCGAGAGCTTCCCCCACGGAAAGCGCTATTACACCTGCTATTTCACCTTCATCGGCTGGAACGCGAACCAGAGCCTGGGGATGCTGATCACCAAGCGGATGGAGGACCGGGGGCTGATGCCCGGCGGCTTCGTCGCCAATGACTACAGCCTCGCGGTCTGGGGCCTGAAGCCGGTGGTCGATCCCGCCCCGCTGCTCTCGCCCGATATCCTGACCGACGAGTTCATCGATTGGGTGCAGAGCTCGCACCTTTTGCGCCGTGCGTTTCGCGAGGTGGCGGTGATCGGCGGCCTCGTCGAGCGCCAGCATCCGGGAAAGCGCAAGACCGGCAAGCAGGTCACCTTCTCGACCGATCTCATCTACGACGTGCTGCGCAAATACGAGCCCGAGCATGTCCTGCTCGAAGCCGCCTGGGCGGACGCCCGCACGCGGATGACCGATGTGGGGCGCCTCGCCGACCTGCTCGATACCGCGCAGAAGGAGCTCGTCCATGTCGAGCTCGACCGCGTCAGCCCGCTGGCGGTGCCTGTAATGGTCATGATCGGGCGCGAGGCGACCCCGGCGGGCGCGGCCGACGACGCGCTGCTGCTCGAGGCCGAGAGCCTGGCGGCGGCGGCGATGCAGGTGGAGGGGCTGCCGGAAGTTTGA
- a CDS encoding BON domain-containing protein yields the protein MDDRYRNHNERQGNEGGWRQRERQDEQFAEPQNQQYGDTAWRSRQSGGGNRWSQDGGQGGYGGGYGQRDDHARSSGGYRSDTSAFDDYDRQGFSRYGGGHGGQGQPRGGYGGQSYGREGGQSFRQQGGQGYGQGFDQGGSFGQDRYGQGGYGQGSYRPSDSGQGFQRGSYRSGSYGGGGHIPERQYDRDERGFFDRASDEVMSWFGDDDAARRRKMDAREDHSGRGPANYTRSPERLIEDANERLTRDPHIDASRVTVTCKDNEITLEGTVDSRSAKRRAEDLVEDISGVKHVQNNLRVETRESYYSQGGSASYGTSSSGLESGSSTTGGKTQA from the coding sequence ATGGACGACCGGTACCGGAACCACAACGAACGGCAGGGCAACGAAGGCGGCTGGCGCCAGCGCGAGCGTCAGGACGAGCAGTTCGCAGAGCCGCAGAACCAGCAATATGGTGACACAGCCTGGCGCAGTCGGCAGAGCGGGGGCGGCAATCGCTGGTCGCAGGATGGCGGTCAGGGTGGCTATGGCGGCGGCTATGGACAGCGCGACGATCATGCACGATCGAGCGGCGGCTATCGCAGCGATACCAGCGCCTTCGACGATTACGACCGGCAAGGCTTTTCCAGATACGGAGGCGGCCATGGCGGCCAGGGCCAGCCACGCGGCGGCTACGGCGGGCAGAGCTATGGGCGAGAAGGAGGCCAGAGCTTCAGGCAGCAGGGCGGCCAGGGCTACGGCCAGGGCTTCGATCAGGGCGGCAGCTTTGGCCAGGATCGCTATGGTCAGGGTGGCTACGGCCAGGGAAGCTATCGCCCAAGCGATTCCGGGCAGGGCTTCCAGCGCGGCAGCTACCGTTCGGGCAGCTACGGCGGCGGCGGACATATCCCCGAACGCCAGTACGACCGTGACGAGCGCGGCTTCTTCGATCGCGCGAGCGACGAGGTGATGAGCTGGTTCGGCGATGACGATGCCGCCCGCCGCCGCAAGATGGACGCGCGCGAGGACCATTCGGGCCGCGGCCCGGCGAACTACACGCGCTCGCCCGAACGGCTTATCGAGGATGCGAACGAGCGGTTGACGCGCGATCCGCATATCGACGCGAGCCGGGTAACCGTGACCTGCAAGGACAATGAGATCACGCTCGAAGGCACGGTGGACAGCCGCTCCGCCAAGCGCCGCGCGGAGGATCTCGTCGAGGATATTTCGGGCGTGAAGCACGTGCAGAACAACCTGCGCGTCGAAACCCGCGAAAGTTACTACAGCCAGGGCGGCAGCGCGTCTTACGGCACGAGCAGCTCGGGACTGGAAAGCGGCTCGAGCACGACCGGCGGCAAGACCCAGGCGTAA